Within the Arthrobacter sp. V1I7 genome, the region CGTGAGGATCGCAATCGTGGCCGAATCATTCCTGCCGCTCATGAACGGGGTAACGCACTCCATCCTGCGCGTGCTGGAGCATCTTCAGGGCCGTGGAGACGAAGTGCTGGTGATCGCCCCGTCCGCGCAGGACGCTGACGTTCCTCCAGAGGTCTGCGGGGCCTTCGTCCACCGCCTGCCGTCGGTTCCGCTGTCAGGGTATGAGAATGTGCGAGTGGCGTTGGGCGGTGTGTCTCGGGTCAAGCGAATCCTTGCCGACTTCGCACCGGACGTGGTCCACTTAGCGTCCCCCTTCGTGCTTGGCTGGCGTGCGGCGCAGGCCGCGCACCAGCTCGGCATCCCCAGCGTGGCCATCTATCAAACCGAGGTCCCCAGCTACGCGGCGCGCTACGGGGTACCCTTCCTGGAGAGCTGGGCGTGGAACCGGGTGGAGCAGATCCATCTATTGGCCGCCCGCACCCTGGTCCCCTCAACCTTTGCGCTGGACCAGCTCCACGGCCGTGGCATTCCGCGGGTGGAAATGTGGCGCCGCGGCGTGGACTCCGAGCTCTTCCGTCCGGAAAAACGCGACGGCGCGTGGCGGGCTTCCGTGGCCCCGGGCGGGGAACGCATCATAG harbors:
- a CDS encoding glycosyltransferase family 1 protein; translation: MRIAIVAESFLPLMNGVTHSILRVLEHLQGRGDEVLVIAPSAQDADVPPEVCGAFVHRLPSVPLSGYENVRVALGGVSRVKRILADFAPDVVHLASPFVLGWRAAQAAHQLGIPSVAIYQTEVPSYAARYGVPFLESWAWNRVEQIHLLAARTLVPSTFALDQLHGRGIPRVEMWRRGVDSELFRPEKRDGAWRASVAPGGERIIGFVGRLAVEKQVEDLAVLADIPRTRLVIVGDGPQRQALQAALPTAVFTGFLGGEELARAVASFDLFVHPGELETFCQTIQEAMASGVPVVATGRGGPLDLVENSRTGWLYQPGDLAGLRARVTDLTGDDTKRRAFAAAAHASVQGRTWSVLGDELVRHYKAVLHTDAATGQIPASLVT